The genomic stretch TTCTTTTATCATATAAAAGCAATCATTTATATTTTGATTGTTTTCATTCATTTCATTTTCCACATCCTTAAGGTCTCCGCGAGGAAACCCAAACCCAAGACTGTTATGACTGTAACTGAGCTTTAGCATTTCATTCAGAAAGCTGTGGTCAACATCTTTAATATTACTCAAATACATAAATATCTCCTCGTAAACTACACTAAATTATAATTTTAAGAAATGTCAAGGATTAATCTCTCATCTTCTATTATAGTAAATAAAGAGAAAAAGCGCAAACATTCTTAAAAAAACTCCTGGGTTTTTATATACCCCGGAGTTTCCTGCTGTATAGCAATAATATTAAATTCCTATTGCATAAGATATTGTCTCAGTTCTATTACTCCTTCACCGGTAACTGCACTAATATAGAAAATACGCTGACAGCCTGCCAGCTTTAACCATTCTCCCGCTCTGGCACAGTTAGCTTCTCTTTTGTCTATTTGAGTCACGATACCTATTACTTCTCTGTTAACAAGACTGGTTATGTTGGGACTGAACAGGGAATAATCCTCTGTAGCACTGAGCAGCAGCCCGACAACATCTGCTTCATAAGCGTAGAGTGCCAGTGCACTTGCAAGAGATTTTGTCTGAGCATATTCACCGGGCGTATCAATCAGCATATCCGTATAAGCGGTAGCCTGAGTTTTCGCATATTGAAGTTTCTCACCTTTTAATGCCTGGGTAAGGGTTGTTTTTCCACTTTCACTTCTTCCGATCAGTATCAGTTTTTTCATGTTCTGGTAAGCTCACATACGGAAAAATTTAGTTTCTCCACCGCATACTCCAGTATTGCTTTCAGCGAAGCCTCTACTTCCGAAACACTTCCAGTTACAATCAAGGTACCGCTGAAACGATCAACAAATCCCAATTCCACACCAGAGGTCTTAATTGCAATATCTCCTGCTATTATAGCTGTTTCACTGGGTGATACCGTAAGAATGCCAATGGCAGCTTTCTGATAATCAATTTCAGGATTCAGACCCAGCTTTTTATACAGAACCTGATCCGGTCCTGCAATAATATGCGCCAGTGTAATCTGTTTGCCGGGAACGATTTCCTGAATGATTCTCATTTTATTGTCATTGGATATCATATCCTGAAAATTCATCTGTTTCTCCTTCCTTATCCGCCTATCTGACAATTAAGACCTGATTTCAATGCTGCCTGAAGGAGCTCCTCCAGGGTTTCGTTGCTCAAAGGTTCTGCGTGCCGCATCTTATATTCTCTGCCAAGTCCGGTGTATTTGTCCTGACCTAATCTATGATAAGGCAGCAGATGTAAATCGGTGACTCCCGGAAGTGATTTTGCAAATTCTGCTATAGCACTGATTTCCTTGACAGAAGCATTGAATTCCGGGATTACCGGTATACGGATAACCAGGCGGGTCCCGTCGTTATTTTTATTTTTTTCTGCTATCTTTCGGGCATTTTCAAGTATCAGACCATTGGGTCTTCCGGTATATTCTTCATGCTTGAATGAATCCATGTGCTTTATATCCAGCAGATAGACATCCAGCCAGGGAAGATATCTCTCGATTACAGAAAACTCAGAATAACCTGTACTTTCCATTGCTGTATTTATACCATATTCCCTTGCCGTTTTTAACAGTTCCACCGCAAAGTCCGGCTGGCAGAGAGCTTCACCTCCAGAAAGAGTAAGCCCACCACCAGACCTCCTATAGTAAGGAAGGTCCTTCATAACCTCTTCCATTACTTCCTCTACGGTTACATCTTTCCCAATAACCTTCGGCTTTCCGTCCACAATCATGGTCTCAATCTCACGTTCCTGAGATTCCGGATTACAGCACCATCTGCATCTTAAATAACATCCCTTCAAAAACACGATAGTCCGTATGCCGGGACCGTCATGAATGGAAAATCTCTGTATATCGAATATTCTTCCCGTCATTATAATTCCTTTCGTGAATATCATTCTTTATTAGATATTCCTGAATCAACCTAATCCCTTTTTTACGGAATGTCCTGCTTTTTTCTTCTTTTACAAGCATCTGCTTATCTCTTTATCCCGGAAATCCCTGTTCCGTTCTGGCAATAATATCATCCTGCAGCGACCTGGACAAAGTCGTAAATAACGCACTGTAACCAGCAACTCTGACTACCAGGTTTTTATAGTTTTCAGGATGCTTTTGTGCATCTACCAGGGTATCACGGCTAACTACGTTGAACTGCATGTGACTTCCCTTCTGGTCAAAATATGCTCTTATCAGTGAGATAAAGTTATCAATTCCTCTGACACCGCTAAGAGCAGAGGGATGGAATTTCTGATTGAATAAAGTACCATTAGAGGCTATAAAATGATCAAGCTTTGCCACCGAGTTAGCTGCTGCCGTAGGTCCGTGAGTATCTCTTCCGGATGCCGGGGATACACCATCGGCAATCGGCGTACAGCTTAATCTTCCATCAGGAGTAGCTCCGGTCTGAGCTCCTAAAGGTACATTGGCCGATACAGGATATAATCCGGCCTGATAAGAACCACCTCTGGGATTCTTATAATTCTCCATGGGTTTCGTATAGGTATAGGCTATTTCCCTGGCAAAAAGATCCACATCTTCTATATCGTTACCAAACTTTGGAAGCTCGTTTATGTCATTTAACAGTTGTTCCCATCTGTTTTCCTGGGTGCTTGAAACTCCGTCCTTTAAAGCAACAGCGAGGATGTCTTTTATCTCTTTTTCTCCTACCTTGACTCCCTGTTCCAGCAGTTTCCTCACAACAGCTTTTGTTGTTTCTTCTGCTTTTAAGGCGGATATTTTTACTGCTTCTGAAGAGGATATTTCATGTCCAAAATTGCTCTCCATAGCATTTTTGAAATCAAGAAGCGTATATTTCTTTTGCTCGAATACCAGTTTCTTAATTGCATAAAGTGCATCCGTCATATTGGCGATACCAAAACCTTGCGGTCCGGTAAAGTTATAGATGGCTCCGCCTTCCTGTACACTTTTTCCTCTTCCGATACAATCCTCCACCATGGAAGAAAGATAAGGCAGGGGGCACCTTTCACAATGTGCAAGATCAATGGAATTATCTGCATTGACCAGCAGCTCTATCATATAATTCATTTGCTTTTTATAAGCTTCAAAGAGTTCCTCAAAAGAGCTCATCTCTTCTACTTCACCGGTTGGAACGCCCACCATTACTCCATTGTCTCTACCGTTATGAAAGGTAAATTCCAAAGGACGTAACATATTAAAGAAAGCAGCATCATGCCAACCATCAGTCTTGCCAGCCTTTTGTGGTTCCACACAACCAATGATATTGTATTCTCTGGCATCTGCGAGAGTCAGCCCTCTGTTTACCAGGGAAGGAATCACAACTTCATCATTATAGTAAGCCGGAAGTCCAATCCCCGTTCTAGTAAGCTTTGCTGCTTTTACCAGAAACTCGTGAGGTGTTTTATTCCATACCCTTACGGACAACGATGGCTGAGGGAGCATTACATGCATGGAGGCCTCTATGCTCATATAGGAAAGATCATTGGTCACATCAATGCCTTCTCTGTTTTGACCACCTGCTATAAGGTTTTGAAAAAGGCTGTATCCTGCAAATCCTTCTGCAGAAGCCGCATCTCTAACTTTATTCAGATCATTTAACTTGACCCAGATGCAATCCATCAGTTCCTGGGCAAAGTCTATGGTTATTTTCTCTTCTTTCAAATCCTTTTCATAATATGGATACATATATTGATCGAATCTTCCAGGGGATATGGAATGTCCGCTTGATTCCACCTGCAAAAGCATTTGAACAAACCAGAAGGACTGGCAGGCTTCATAAAAGGAAGTAGCACTGTATCTTGGCACTCTGCTGCAGTTTTTAGCTATCTGAAGCAATTCTTCTTTTCTCTTTAGATCCTCGCAGGCTGCTGCTTCTTCCTTTGCCAGTACAGCATAACGTTCGGCATAGAGACAGGCAGCTTCACAGCTTAAAATAACAGCTTTTAAAAATTCACTGCGTTTTCCGTAATCCATATCGGAGACTTTAAGCTCAGCCAGCGCTTTAACCGCTTCTCCTTTAATTCCTTCATAACCCTTTTCCAATACTTTCTCATAAGCTACTGTAACGTGACCAACCCCATTATAGAAATAGTTTCCGGGGGTAAAAACATTATGTTCCATGGCAAGCTTTGTTTCCGGTGCCATATAAGAGGTTGCCAGCTCACTGGTTGTTTTGCCCTCCCAGTATGTATAAACCTTTCTTAAGGTTTCTTTTGTATCTTCCGTAATATAGAAAGGATCGGCACTTCTCTTCTCAATTGTATCAAATTCTTCCAGCAGCCACTGATAGGAGAACTCAGGAAAGACCTGACAGCCCCTTGGTGCCTTGGTAGCGCTACCAGCTATCAGCTCTAAAGGACGTATGGTAATGGGAATATTCTTTAATATATGATAAAAAGCTTTGGCTCTTCTTCTGATAATCGGTTCTCCTTCGGTACTTTTATAGCTTTCCGTAAGAAGAACTGCTCTGTCAGCTTCAATTTCCGGCATAGAGGCATATAAATTCTCTATGAGCATTGAAATACGGGGGCTTTTTACAATTTCTTTTGAAGGATGAAAGCCTTCTCTATCCTTTACATTAATCATGCCAATACCCATTGCTTACTGCCTAACAGGCAGACATAGCAAGCAACCTATCCTTTCTATATTGTTCCTATAATACCTAATTGACTTCCTTATCTGTACAGTATCCTTATCTCATTGCAGGATTCTGATTCGAGTAAAATCCCTTGCGTATTTTTATTACTTTCTATTTGATAAACTGTAATTCTAATCTGTTATCGTAGATTTCAATAATTCCTTAAAAACAATTAGGATGTTTTTTCATATCTGATTTTTTAGAAGGTAATTACAGTGTTTTATTCATATTTTAATGATATCTTCGTTGACTGAAATACCTGTTTCCAGGTATCTGCAGGTTCTTTGTCTGTAATAACATAATCCAGATTGTCCAGTCCGCCGATACGGGTAAAGGATATCTTATCAAATTTAGAGGAGTCAGCAGCAAGTATCCTGGTACTGGCTGATTCCAGCATCAGTTTCTTGATCTGGGCTTCCATTTCATTGGAATCAGTTATTCCCCGTTCCATATCAAGGCCTTTGCAAGAAATGACCGCTTTATCCACATGGTAATTCTCCAGCATTTTTTCTGCCTGATAACCCACCAGCGAAAGTGAACCTTCCTTCAGCATTCCACCGGTAGATAGCACTTTCCACCCTGCCATTTCGGATAATTCGAGAAGGATTTCAATGGAATTGGTAATCAAAGTGATATTCTTTTTGTTTTTGAGATGTTTTGCTGCATAGACAGCAGTAGAACTGGCATCCATCATTATGTGATCCCCGTCCTCGATCATAGAGCATATAATATCTGCAATGTATTCCTTATTGGATACATTGGCTTTTTTTCTTACAGTAAAAGGTAGGTCTACATTAAAACTTTCATTTAGAATAGCTCCTCCATAAGTTTTTCTGGCAAAACCTTCTTTTTCAAGCTTTTCCAGATCCCTTCTTATGGTTTCCTCTGTCACTTCAAAAACTGAACTCAAATCACTTACCACAACTCTCTTATCCCTCTGCAATATCTCTAATATCTGATTTCTTCTTTCTATTGCAAGCATTGTCTCTACCTACTCTCTTTTATAGTTAGCCCCTCTAATCTTTACTTGACGATTAAATGGTGTTTTGACACCAAAGTAACATCTGTTAAAGTTCCGGGGATGTGAAAGCTCATTCTCTTTCACTCTAGCATCTTTGGTATTATAAGAGTTTTGTATCTTTCTTATAATAAGGATGCCGGCATTTTATAACACTGCCTTTTATTGGTATTTTAATAGAATTTTTTGATAAGTTCTATTATAAACAAGTTCATAAGATGTTGTAAAGTAACTGTTACGTTCTTTCTTTTGAAGTACTGTCCGCAGTTCCTTTGAAAGTTCTGTGTTGCTTCTTCTAAATCTCTGTATTTTTCAGTTCAGTATTTTTTTAAATTCTTTATTGTTTTTCGAATTATATTTTATTCTTTTCGAATTCATTGTCGCGTTTTCAAATTCTGTGTTGTACTTTTCAATTTTTGTTCGTACTTATCAAATACTGTGTTGTTCTTTTCGAATTCTGTGTCATTCTTTTAAAGGCTGTGCTATTTCTTGACAGTACCGAAGTTTTATCTCTAAGTAAGAAGGTACCATTATCAATAAATTGCAAAGTAAAAATATAAACTACAAAATATCTGCTATATAATACTCTCACACAGCTTTCTGTCAGGATTTGCAATAATTGCAGAATCAAGCAGCATTGCTGATTCACTGACTGCCGCTTTAGCTTTGTCAATGGCGGCTTCTACTGCTGCAATCTCACCGGTTAACAACATATAGGATTTTCCGCACATCCCTCTTGCAATTCTTAGTTCAATCAGTGTAACCTCTGCAGATTTTGCCGCTTCATCTGCTGCCACTATTATAGAAGCGGCGGAAAAGGTCTCAAGAACCCCTAGTGCCTTTATACTTTCTATTGAAGCTGCTCCATAAATGGCGGCAAATATGGAATCATGAGGATTTCCAAGTATGAAACTGTCAATTAAGTGTTCCCTGTATTTAAGCCTGGCAGCTTCAATAGAAGCTTTCACTGCAGAAAGTTCACCTTTTAACAGGATTATATATTTACCGGGACATACCGTCTGAGCTTCCAGAATCTCAACCTGCGCTGTTTTTAACATGGTATCTGCGGCAAGAAGTCCCGTGGATACTGTCTTGTATTCTACCATTCCGATTGCCTTGCTCATAGCGTTTACATCCTCTCATTACTGTTTCGTATTATTATGTAATCCTCTGTTATTTCAATTACCTCACCATTTATGGAAGAATGGATCGGCAAGGAAAGCTTATCATCTGCTGCCTCAGCAATCTTACTGCCAAATATAACTGTATCACCTTTCTTTACCTTCGCTACCGCTTTTACTCCAATGTGCTGAGCAAGCTTTATCTTAACCTGGTTCGTTTGTAGCAGGGTATCCACCAAAGGTGCTTCTTGGTTATACTCTGTTAATCCGATTCTTGCTGTAAGCCTCTCCATAGGAACTTTCCGGTATTCTCTTAAAGATAAGGGCTCTTTGTATTTTACTTCTTTATCCGGTGTAACACCTTTGCCCCTTAGCCCATTCTTATACTGGGTTATCAGCCTTCTGGGAGACAGATCCTGTGGACAGGCATATAGCTCACAGATACCGCAGGAACAGCAATAAAAAGTATGAAGAAAGGGACTCAGATCCTGATGCACAGCACCGACACCACTTGTGGCCGACCGCATAAACAAATGAGGTGTTATGGGGTGACCAAGGAGATTCCTGGGACATAAATCGGTGCACATTTCGCATTGACAGCATACAGACATTGCCCGCTTCATATCAACGGAAACATCGGAGAGCATTCTCTGAACCAGTTTATGGTTTCTGTCCAATACAAGGATAGCATTAGTGGTCTTAGTAACACAGTCATAAGAAGAAACCACCCTGCCGGTCATAGGCCCACCCATAATAAAGACCGGAGATTTTACTGTTATCCCTCCTGCTGCCTGAATGACTTCTCTTACTTCCATACCGACAGGTGCTAATACTGTCTTGGGAGCAGTAACTTCTCCGGCTATGGTAAGATACTTTGCATTCACCGGCCCATTGTTTTTTAACGCCTTATGAATATTGAAAATTGTTTCAACATTAAATACAGCAACACCCTTCTGAATAGGAAGTCCACCAGGCGGGATTGTTATACCAAGGGTTTCATGTATCAGTACTACTTCATCTCCCATGGGATAAACTTCCGGAAGAAGTTTTACTTCAATTTTGGGATAAGAGTGCCGGTTAGCCTGTAACGCCTCAACTGTCCCTTTATACGCTTCCTTCACGGCAATTATTGTTCTCTTCGCCTCCAAAACCTCTCCTATCAAAGCAAAGGTTTCCATGATTTCATAAGCATATTTTTCAAGGAGCTGTCTATGCACCTTTAGCAAAGGTTCACATTCTGCACAGTTTAACAGGATTGCCTCTGCCCGTTTATCAAGTTTGGCATAGGTAGGAAAACCTGCTCCGCCTGCGCCTGCCACTCCATGCTCTTTTACAATACCGATAAGTTCCTGTATTTCCATGCTGAAATTACTCCAATCCGATTCCGTCGTCTACAATGCCTACAATAGCTGCATCCACCGGAGCACTTTCCATACGGCATCCGATGCGGGCACCGCTGCCCTTTACCACCAGTACAACTTCCCCAATACCTGCTCCTACATTATCAATGGCTACGAATCTTCCGCTTTCTTCCATTTTATCAAAGGGTTCCACAATAAGGAACTTACAGCCTATGAGGTTCTCATTTTTTCTGGTTGCTACCAGGGAACCAACTACTTTGCCGACTATCATACAAACTCCCATCTGCGTGCTTTCACACACGAACAAATCAGGATGCAACCTCTTTCCAGGATAATAGGGTATATTATTCTTGCTTCTATCATACCCCAGCCTGATTTGATATTCCTGACCGTCTTACTTTATGATTATTGCAGTATCGCCTGTTGCGATACCAGCTGCATTTGCTTCATCTGTGTCAATATGCATTTCCAGCGTATAACTTGCATCTACTCTGATTGTCACATGATTAAAGGTTGTTCCTCTTTCATTATCTGCTTTCACAGATACCACCTGACCATTTACAACTCCGGCGGCTTTTGCATCAGTGGGAGCCATATGGATATGGCGTTTGGCAACGATACAGCCCTCCTCCAGATAAACAGCACCTTTCGGTCCAACAATAGAAATCGGTGCAGAACCTTTTATATCACCGGATTCTTTAATTGGTGCTTTGATTCCCAGTTTGATAGCATCGGTTTTTGATATTTCTACCTGGGACATTTTCCTGACAGGTCCTAATATTCTTACATTTTCCATTGCTCTTAGTTTGTAACCCACAATGGTAACCAGCTCATTTGAGGCATACTGTCCACCCATAAGTTCCTTCTTCTTTGTCAGCTCATAACCTTTTCCAAAGAGTACCTCAACATGCTCCTGTGTCAGATGTACATGTCTTGCAGAAACACCAATTGGTACGGAATAGTCGTTCTCGGAATTATTTTCCTTCATTGCTTTTAATACCATAGCCGTTATTAATTCTACGTCTTTTTCTTCCAAAGGATCCACCTGCTCTTTTAATGATTCGTGTTAAGGACAGGAGCCGATGTTATCAATGACATCTGCTCCTGTTACCCTGCATTTTTTCGTATACCTTACTGCTGCCGTTTCATTTTAAGTAATGGTTGGTTCCGATTACTTTAATGCAGGAAGAATTTTTTCAACATCTGTATGAGGTCTGGGAATTACGTGTGTTGCTACCAGTTCACCGAGTTTTGATGCACTGCTTGCACCAGATTCAACCGCTGCCTTAACTGCACCTACATCTCCTCTTACCATAACACTTACTAATCCGGATCCGATTTTCTCAGTTCCAACCAATGTAACATTAGCTGCTTTTAACATTGCATCAGCTGCTTCGATTGCTGCTACTAAACCTCTTGTTTCTACCATTCCTAATGCTTCCTGTGCCATTTTGACCTCCCTTACAGCGGTTTCCGCTGTTTCATGATTGATTTTATTATTATTTTCT from Anaerocolumna sp. AGMB13020 encodes the following:
- a CDS encoding EutP/PduV family microcompartment system protein, which produces MKKLILIGRSESGKTTLTQALKGEKLQYAKTQATAYTDMLIDTPGEYAQTKSLASALALYAYEADVVGLLLSATEDYSLFSPNITSLVNREVIGIVTQIDKREANCARAGEWLKLAGCQRIFYISAVTGEGVIELRQYLMQ
- a CDS encoding BMC domain-containing protein, whose translation is MNFQDMISNDNKMRIIQEIVPGKQITLAHIIAGPDQVLYKKLGLNPEIDYQKAAIGILTVSPSETAIIAGDIAIKTSGVELGFVDRFSGTLIVTGSVSEVEASLKAILEYAVEKLNFSVCELTRT
- a CDS encoding glycyl-radical enzyme activating protein, coding for MTGRIFDIQRFSIHDGPGIRTIVFLKGCYLRCRWCCNPESQEREIETMIVDGKPKVIGKDVTVEEVMEEVMKDLPYYRRSGGGLTLSGGEALCQPDFAVELLKTAREYGINTAMESTGYSEFSVIERYLPWLDVYLLDIKHMDSFKHEEYTGRPNGLILENARKIAEKNKNNDGTRLVIRIPVIPEFNASVKEISAIAEFAKSLPGVTDLHLLPYHRLGQDKYTGLGREYKMRHAEPLSNETLEELLQAALKSGLNCQIGG
- a CDS encoding glycyl radical protein translates to MINVKDREGFHPSKEIVKSPRISMLIENLYASMPEIEADRAVLLTESYKSTEGEPIIRRRAKAFYHILKNIPITIRPLELIAGSATKAPRGCQVFPEFSYQWLLEEFDTIEKRSADPFYITEDTKETLRKVYTYWEGKTTSELATSYMAPETKLAMEHNVFTPGNYFYNGVGHVTVAYEKVLEKGYEGIKGEAVKALAELKVSDMDYGKRSEFLKAVILSCEAACLYAERYAVLAKEEAAACEDLKRKEELLQIAKNCSRVPRYSATSFYEACQSFWFVQMLLQVESSGHSISPGRFDQYMYPYYEKDLKEEKITIDFAQELMDCIWVKLNDLNKVRDAASAEGFAGYSLFQNLIAGGQNREGIDVTNDLSYMSIEASMHVMLPQPSLSVRVWNKTPHEFLVKAAKLTRTGIGLPAYYNDEVVIPSLVNRGLTLADAREYNIIGCVEPQKAGKTDGWHDAAFFNMLRPLEFTFHNGRDNGVMVGVPTGEVEEMSSFEELFEAYKKQMNYMIELLVNADNSIDLAHCERCPLPYLSSMVEDCIGRGKSVQEGGAIYNFTGPQGFGIANMTDALYAIKKLVFEQKKYTLLDFKNAMESNFGHEISSSEAVKISALKAEETTKAVVRKLLEQGVKVGEKEIKDILAVALKDGVSSTQENRWEQLLNDINELPKFGNDIEDVDLFAREIAYTYTKPMENYKNPRGGSYQAGLYPVSANVPLGAQTGATPDGRLSCTPIADGVSPASGRDTHGPTAAANSVAKLDHFIASNGTLFNQKFHPSALSGVRGIDNFISLIRAYFDQKGSHMQFNVVSRDTLVDAQKHPENYKNLVVRVAGYSALFTTLSRSLQDDIIARTEQGFPG
- a CDS encoding DeoR/GlpR family DNA-binding transcription regulator, producing MLAIERRNQILEILQRDKRVVVSDLSSVFEVTEETIRRDLEKLEKEGFARKTYGGAILNESFNVDLPFTVRKKANVSNKEYIADIICSMIEDGDHIMMDASSTAVYAAKHLKNKKNITLITNSIEILLELSEMAGWKVLSTGGMLKEGSLSLVGYQAEKMLENYHVDKAVISCKGLDMERGITDSNEMEAQIKKLMLESASTRILAADSSKFDKISFTRIGGLDNLDYVITDKEPADTWKQVFQSTKISLKYE
- a CDS encoding BMC domain-containing protein, coding for MSKAIGMVEYKTVSTGLLAADTMLKTAQVEILEAQTVCPGKYIILLKGELSAVKASIEAARLKYREHLIDSFILGNPHDSIFAAIYGAASIESIKALGVLETFSAASIIVAADEAAKSAEVTLIELRIARGMCGKSYMLLTGEIAAVEAAIDKAKAAVSESAMLLDSAIIANPDRKLCESII
- a CDS encoding 4Fe-4S dicluster domain-containing protein, whose product is MEIQELIGIVKEHGVAGAGGAGFPTYAKLDKRAEAILLNCAECEPLLKVHRQLLEKYAYEIMETFALIGEVLEAKRTIIAVKEAYKGTVEALQANRHSYPKIEVKLLPEVYPMGDEVVLIHETLGITIPPGGLPIQKGVAVFNVETIFNIHKALKNNGPVNAKYLTIAGEVTAPKTVLAPVGMEVREVIQAAGGITVKSPVFIMGGPMTGRVVSSYDCVTKTTNAILVLDRNHKLVQRMLSDVSVDMKRAMSVCCQCEMCTDLCPRNLLGHPITPHLFMRSATSGVGAVHQDLSPFLHTFYCCSCGICELYACPQDLSPRRLITQYKNGLRGKGVTPDKEVKYKEPLSLREYRKVPMERLTARIGLTEYNQEAPLVDTLLQTNQVKIKLAQHIGVKAVAKVKKGDTVIFGSKIAEAADDKLSLPIHSSINGEVIEITEDYIIIRNSNERM
- a CDS encoding EutN/CcmL family microcompartment protein yields the protein MIVGKVVGSLVATRKNENLIGCKFLIVEPFDKMEESGRFVAIDNVGAGIGEVVLVVKGSGARIGCRMESAPVDAAIVGIVDDGIGLE
- a CDS encoding phosphate propanoyltransferase; translation: MVLKAMKENNSENDYSVPIGVSARHVHLTQEHVEVLFGKGYELTKKKELMGGQYASNELVTIVGYKLRAMENVRILGPVRKMSQVEISKTDAIKLGIKAPIKESGDIKGSAPISIVGPKGAVYLEEGCIVAKRHIHMAPTDAKAAGVVNGQVVSVKADNERGTTFNHVTIRVDASYTLEMHIDTDEANAAGIATGDTAIIIK
- a CDS encoding BMC domain-containing protein gives rise to the protein MAQEALGMVETRGLVAAIEAADAMLKAANVTLVGTEKIGSGLVSVMVRGDVGAVKAAVESGASSASKLGELVATHVIPRPHTDVEKILPALK